The following proteins come from a genomic window of Diadema setosum chromosome 20, eeDiaSeto1, whole genome shotgun sequence:
- the LOC140243514 gene encoding uncharacterized protein, which translates to MSMRNEVDVERFQVASSLLTLGMDNLLMPISIHTNEPDFNRAIASVIWSRHHQQTTCQIFNCHVPNCPLCPGAPRLSAPTPDVRPAIQQLTDIPKPSARRSEVVNWLVSPSPSQQAPARDRVRHQTFFTRHQHVYPAPSSLSSAASPDSSGSARSSPNASDSCPSISPDYLVEYRRNSSATVASPPSSSGQPGELPFACRHCPKRFAQASNRSSHMRTHTGDRPFRCPSCPKSFAQRTSLRTHLRTHTGDRPYRCLDCDQRFGDLSTLTKHRRTHTGEKPYRCHYEGCSRAFAQSGNLKRHFRTHVLDRKLERISA; encoded by the exons ATGTC GATGCGGAATGAGGTCGACGTCGAGCGTTTCCAGGTGGCGTCATCGCTGCTGACGTTGGGCATGGATAACCTGCTGATGCCGATTTCTATCCACACCAACGAGCCTGACTTCAACAGGGCCATCGCCTCCGTCATCTGGTCTCGTCATCATCAGCAGACGACCTGTCAGATCTTCAACTGCCACGTCCCCAACTGCCCGCTCTGCCCCGGTGCGCCTCGGCTGTCCGCTCCGACGCCCGATGTGAGACCCGCGATCCAGCAGCTGACCGACATTCCGAAGCCATCTGCGCGTCGATCTGAGGTCGTCAACTGGCTGGTATCCCCCTCGCCTTCTCAGCAAGCACCCGCTCGGGATCGCGTCAGGCACCAGACTTTCTTCACGCGCCATCAGCACGTCTACCCAGCCCCGTCTTCCCTCTCCAGTGCGGCATCGCCTGACTCTTCCGGGAGTGCTCGATCCTCTCCGAACGCTTCCGATTCCTGCCCGAGTATCTCGCCGGATTACCTCGTCGAGTACCGCCGAAACAGCAGCGCCACCGTCGCTTCGCCGCCATCGTCATCGGGACAGCCTGGGGAGCTGCCCTTCGCCTGCCGACACTGCCCGAAGCGATTCGCCCAAGCATCGAACCGTTCGTCGCACATGCGCACTCACACCGGAGACCGCCCCTTCCGCTGCCCGTCGTGCCCGAAGTCCTTCGCCCAGAGGACGTCGCTCCGCACTCACCTCCGCACCCACACCGGCGATCGGCCCTACCGCTGCCTCGACTGCGACCAGCGCTTCGGTGACCTGTCCACACTGACCAAGCATCGACGTACTCACACCGGAGAGAAGCCATACAGGTGTCACTACGAGGGGTGCAGCCGAGCCTTCGCCCAGTCAGGGAACCTGAAACGCCACTTCAGAACGCACGTCCTGGATCGTAAACTGGAGCGAATTTCAGCTTGA